The Azospirillum brasilense genome window below encodes:
- a CDS encoding L,D-transpeptidase family protein — protein MTITVRLADPPSEGRLDWPGGSFRCVLGRGGIRSDKREGDGATPVGRFALRRVLWRPDRLARPETGLPVSPIAPDDGWCDDPADPAYNRPVKRPYAASHEELWRDDHVYDVIVVMGHNDDPVVPGLGSAVFMHVARPDGAPTAGCVALPLPDLLRLLKDCAPGTVLTVPDPAA, from the coding sequence ATGACGATCACGGTTCGTCTTGCGGACCCGCCGTCCGAAGGCCGCCTCGACTGGCCGGGCGGCTCGTTCCGCTGCGTGCTGGGCCGCGGCGGCATCCGCTCCGACAAGCGGGAAGGCGACGGCGCCACCCCGGTCGGCCGCTTCGCGCTGCGCCGCGTTCTGTGGCGCCCCGACCGGCTGGCGCGGCCCGAGACGGGCCTGCCGGTGTCGCCCATCGCGCCCGACGACGGCTGGTGCGACGACCCCGCCGACCCCGCCTACAACCGCCCGGTCAAGCGCCCCTACGCTGCCAGCCACGAGGAGCTGTGGCGCGACGACCACGTCTACGACGTCATCGTGGTGATGGGGCACAACGACGATCCGGTGGTGCCGGGGCTGGGCAGCGCCGTGTTCATGCATGTGGCGCGGCCCGACGGGGCGCCCACCGCGGGCTGCGTCGCGCTGCCCCTGCCGGACCTTCTGCGGCTTCTCAAGGATTGCGCGCCGGGCACCGTGCTGACCGTGCCGGACCCGGCGGCGTAA
- a CDS encoding YggS family pyridoxal phosphate-dependent enzyme yields MSASHTDTPDGTVTARLEAVRRSIQDGCAAAGRGPGAVTLVAVSKTHPVEAVEEALAAGQRVFGENRVQEAKAKFPALRERFPDLELHLIGPLQTNKVKDAVALFDVIQTVDRPKLAEALAEEMARSGRRPRCLIEVNTGEEPQKAGIPPAELDAFLTACRDTWKLPVSGLMCIPPVDEEPAMHFALLADMARRAGLPEVSMGMSGDYETAVRFGATHVRVGTAIFGARPYPAAG; encoded by the coding sequence ATGTCCGCTTCGCACACCGACACACCAGACGGCACCGTCACGGCCCGGCTCGAAGCCGTCCGCCGCTCCATCCAGGACGGCTGCGCCGCCGCCGGGCGCGGTCCCGGCGCGGTGACTCTGGTCGCCGTCTCCAAGACCCACCCGGTCGAGGCGGTGGAGGAGGCCCTGGCCGCCGGCCAGCGGGTCTTCGGCGAGAACCGCGTGCAGGAGGCCAAGGCGAAGTTCCCCGCGCTGCGCGAGCGCTTCCCGGACTTGGAACTGCACCTGATCGGCCCGCTCCAGACCAACAAGGTCAAGGACGCGGTGGCCCTGTTCGACGTGATCCAGACAGTGGACCGGCCCAAGCTGGCCGAGGCCCTGGCCGAGGAGATGGCGCGCAGCGGGCGCCGCCCGCGCTGCCTGATCGAGGTCAACACCGGCGAGGAACCGCAGAAGGCCGGCATTCCCCCGGCGGAGCTGGACGCCTTCCTGACCGCCTGTCGCGACACCTGGAAGCTGCCGGTGAGCGGCCTGATGTGCATCCCGCCGGTGGACGAGGAGCCGGCGATGCATTTCGCCCTGCTCGCCGACATGGCGCGGCGCGCCGGCCTGCCCGAGGTCAGCATGGGGATGAGCGGCGATTACGAGACGGCGGTCCGCTTCGGCGCCACCCATGTGCGGGTCGGCACGGCGATCTTCGGTGCACGGCCCTATCCCGCCGCTGGTTAG